One segment of Campylobacter concisus DNA contains the following:
- a CDS encoding cytochrome d ubiquinol oxidase subunit II, translated as MHSLSLENLQIYWWFIVSLLGGLLVFMMFVQGGQSLIFSLGKDELKKDMLINSIGRKWELTFTTLVMFGGACFAAFPLFYATSFGGAYWVWLAILFCFIIQAVSYEYRKKPDNFLGARTYEIFLFINGSLGVILIGMAVSTFFSGSDFVLNEHNFVEWKTPFRGLEALANPYLYLLGIAMFFLSRVGGCLYLINNIADGEFIQNARKQLLINTVLFLPFFLGFLAWILTKDGFAYDANGVVSLMPYKYAINLIEMPIVGILLLVGVVLVLVGIFQGVFTKSIRGIFAYGVGVTLAVTALFLITGLNGTAFYPSFSDLASSLTIKNASSSHYTLGVMAYVSLLVPVVLTYIIVVWRAIDSKKITQDEIKNDHHAY; from the coding sequence ATGCATAGTTTAAGCTTAGAAAATTTACAAATTTATTGGTGGTTTATAGTTAGCCTTCTTGGCGGACTTTTAGTCTTTATGATGTTTGTTCAAGGTGGGCAGTCGCTCATCTTTAGCCTTGGCAAGGACGAGCTTAAAAAAGATATGCTTATAAATTCTATCGGTAGAAAATGGGAGCTTACATTTACAACGCTTGTTATGTTTGGCGGCGCATGCTTTGCGGCATTTCCGCTATTTTATGCTACTAGCTTTGGTGGTGCTTACTGGGTTTGGCTGGCTATTTTATTTTGCTTTATCATCCAAGCTGTAAGCTACGAGTACCGCAAAAAGCCTGATAACTTCTTAGGCGCTAGAACTTATGAAATTTTCCTTTTCATAAATGGCTCACTTGGCGTTATCCTTATTGGCATGGCGGTTAGTACATTTTTTAGCGGAAGCGATTTTGTGCTAAATGAACACAATTTTGTCGAGTGGAAGACTCCATTTCGCGGTCTTGAAGCATTGGCAAATCCTTACTTGTATTTGCTTGGCATAGCGATGTTTTTCCTATCTCGCGTAGGTGGCTGCTTATATCTTATAAATAACATCGCTGATGGCGAATTTATACAAAACGCTAGAAAACAGCTACTTATCAACACCGTGCTATTCTTGCCATTTTTCCTAGGCTTTCTTGCGTGGATACTTACAAAAGATGGCTTTGCATACGACGCAAATGGCGTAGTTAGCCTTATGCCTTACAAATACGCTATAAATTTGATCGAAATGCCTATCGTCGGTATATTGCTTCTTGTTGGCGTTGTTTTGGTGCTTGTTGGAATTTTCCAAGGAGTATTTACAAAAAGTATTCGTGGAATTTTTGCTTACGGCGTTGGCGTAACACTAGCTGTGACTGCACTATTTTTAATAACAGGCCTAAATGGCACAGCATTTTATCCATCATTTAGTGACCTTGCTAGCTCGCTAACTATCAAAAACGCAAGCTCAAGTCACTACACACTTGGCGTTATGGCCTATGTTAGTTTGCTAGTGCCAGTAGTGCTTACTTATATCATCGTCGTCTGGCGAGCGATAGATAGCAAGAAGATCACGCAAGACGAGATCAAAAACGATCATCACGCATACTAA
- the ilvD gene encoding dihydroxy-acid dehydratase has protein sequence MRSDIIKKGYTRAPHRSLLRATGLKDDDFAKPFIGVANSFIEIIPGHFFLNKYAQILKDEIRKNGCIPFEFNCIGVDDGIAMGHGGMLYSLPSREIIANSIETVMNAHALDALVCMPNCDKIVPGMVMGALRVNVPTVFVSGGPMKKGYTKDGKPIDLATAFEAVGKFETKEIDEAELKDIECNACPSGGSCSGMFTANSMNTLCEAMGIALPGNGTILALTPEREELIRQAARRICEIALDEKFKIRNILNEKAIRNALVVDMAMGGSSNTVLHMLAISREAGVNLDIKELNKISQNIAHIAKISPSLPNVHMEDIGRAGGMNAVIKEISRRDNGMLNLDNLTVSGETLGERVKVSDIKDESIIHKVENAYSQVGGLAILFGNLAEQGCVIKTAGIVGERKFSGKAVCFNSQDEAIAGISSGKVDKGDVVVIRYEGPRGGPGMQEMLSPTSLIMGRGLGADVALITDGRFSGATRGLSIGHVSPEAAEGGMIGLLQDGDIIDIDVDKYEINVHLSEAEIAKRRAEFKPVDKALTSRWLRQYQKLVTNASNGAVLEA, from the coding sequence TTGAGAAGCGACATAATCAAAAAAGGCTACACAAGAGCCCCACACCGCTCACTTTTACGTGCGACCGGGCTAAAAGACGATGACTTTGCTAAACCCTTTATCGGCGTTGCAAACAGCTTTATAGAGATCATACCTGGGCACTTTTTCTTAAATAAATACGCACAAATTTTAAAAGATGAAATTCGCAAAAATGGCTGTATTCCATTTGAGTTTAACTGCATCGGCGTGGATGATGGCATCGCGATGGGGCATGGAGGCATGCTATATAGCTTGCCTAGTCGTGAGATCATCGCAAACTCGATCGAAACCGTGATGAACGCTCACGCACTTGACGCACTTGTTTGTATGCCAAACTGCGACAAGATCGTCCCTGGCATGGTTATGGGTGCTTTGAGGGTTAATGTCCCAACCGTATTTGTAAGCGGTGGCCCAATGAAAAAAGGCTACACAAAAGATGGCAAGCCAATCGATCTTGCGACTGCGTTTGAGGCAGTTGGTAAATTTGAGACCAAAGAGATAGATGAGGCTGAGCTAAAAGATATCGAGTGCAACGCATGTCCAAGTGGCGGCAGCTGTAGCGGTATGTTTACGGCAAATTCTATGAACACGCTTTGTGAAGCAATGGGCATAGCACTCCCTGGCAACGGTACTATCCTAGCGCTAACTCCAGAGCGTGAGGAGCTCATCAGGCAGGCTGCTCGCAGGATCTGTGAGATCGCACTTGATGAGAAATTTAAAATCAGAAACATACTAAATGAAAAAGCGATCCGCAACGCTCTTGTCGTTGATATGGCGATGGGCGGCAGCAGCAACACCGTTCTTCACATGCTAGCCATCTCAAGAGAGGCTGGCGTAAATTTAGACATCAAAGAGCTAAATAAAATCAGCCAAAATATCGCTCATATCGCTAAAATCAGCCCAAGCTTACCAAATGTGCACATGGAGGACATCGGTAGAGCTGGTGGCATGAATGCAGTAATAAAAGAAATTTCACGCAGAGATAATGGCATGCTAAATTTGGATAATCTCACAGTTAGTGGCGAAACTTTAGGAGAGCGTGTAAAGGTAAGTGACATCAAAGATGAAAGCATCATTCACAAAGTAGAAAACGCCTATTCACAAGTTGGCGGACTTGCCATTTTGTTTGGAAATTTAGCCGAGCAAGGCTGTGTAATCAAGACAGCTGGCATCGTTGGCGAGCGTAAATTTAGCGGTAAAGCAGTCTGCTTTAACTCACAAGATGAAGCTATAGCTGGCATTTCAAGTGGTAAAGTAGATAAAGGCGATGTCGTCGTCATCCGCTACGAAGGTCCGCGCGGAGGCCCTGGCATGCAAGAGATGCTAAGCCCTACTTCGCTTATCATGGGACGAGGCCTTGGTGCAGATGTAGCGCTCATCACAGATGGTCGCTTTAGCGGAGCGACAAGAGGTCTAAGCATCGGTCACGTGAGCCCAGAAGCAGCTGAGGGCGGCATGATAGGCTTGCTACAAGATGGCGATATCATCGATATAGACGTCGATAAATACGAGATAAACGTTCACCTAAGCGAGGCCGAGATCGCAAAGAGAAGAGCGGAATTTAAACCAGTCGATAAGGCGCTAACCTCTCGCTGGCTAAGGCAGTATCAAAAGCTAGTCACAAACGCAAGCAACGGAGCAGTGCTAGAAGCATAA
- a CDS encoding TonB-dependent receptor plug domain-containing protein → MKISYVLVFALVPNLMLGADETIDLAPVTVSAKIQKSVLDEPTKAQIVGKGAILENGDIAKSLLNLSGFTMERKGGGGSEVYYRSQTAARLPVLIDGSTLNGGCGMRMDTPITYISAQNYSSVRIVKGPQDVRYGALISGGIFFDREIARLSKPSFGGNISVLGGSFRRFETAADVAAGNELGSLEISGGHYQSGDYKSGDGQKMHTHYKRNSVSIVGTLTPTETTALQLTRI, encoded by the coding sequence ATGAAAATTTCTTACGTTTTAGTATTTGCTTTAGTACCAAATTTAATGCTTGGTGCTGATGAAACGATAGACTTGGCTCCGGTTACCGTTTCCGCAAAGATACAAAAGTCCGTTCTTGACGAACCGACAAAGGCTCAAATAGTAGGCAAAGGCGCGATACTAGAAAACGGCGACATCGCTAAATCGCTTTTAAATTTGAGCGGCTTTACGATGGAACGTAAGGGCGGAGGCGGCAGCGAGGTTTATTACCGCTCGCAGACGGCGGCCAGACTGCCGGTATTAATCGACGGTAGCACGCTAAACGGCGGTTGCGGTATGCGCATGGATACGCCCATCACTTACATCTCGGCGCAAAACTACAGCTCGGTTCGCATCGTAAAAGGTCCGCAAGACGTAAGATACGGCGCGCTCATTAGCGGCGGTATATTTTTCGATAGAGAGATAGCAAGGCTATCAAAACCGAGCTTCGGAGGAAACATAAGCGTGCTGGGCGGTAGTTTTAGAAGATTTGAAACTGCCGCGGACGTAGCGGCGGGCAACGAGCTGGGCAGTTTAGAAATTTCCGGCGGACACTACCAGAGCGGCGATTATAAAAGCGGCGACGGACAGAAAATGCATACGCACTATAAACGCAACAGCGTCTCGATCGTAGGCACGCTAACGCCCACGGAAACTACGGCCTTACAGTTAACGCGGATCTAG
- a CDS encoding aryl-sulfate sulfotransferase: MSKNFLGSVALAAVLVSGLSIGITPLEAGVLAHHVKVQGELGLVFINPYDVSPLTAIIDRAGKDIKDIHVKVKGKPDGGIDIDYNVSEHALLTHDGVPIWGLYPDYLNEVVLSYTFNGAKKVETYKIYAQPIVTYSRDFRFSHMQKTRVKKVDPVFKNRLYLINNTITSVYKPLDWKNGGAASWNDFTENYIVDTKGEVRWYLDYQKFYDRSERRVMDGGMMMGFHQLKNGDISFGMAQRYLRYDLMGKEIYNRPLPRGYIDLSHEVMPLKDDHALLRVGKYNYHHKDGKISHTIRDHIIEVDSTGKVVEEWDLNEIFGNNVYRSNLIKALDARAVCLNIDMDAKEIKISDDQPFGDITSTGTGRNWAHVNSISYDESDDSIILSLRHQGIVKIGRDKKVKWILASPEGWSEEFKAKVLTPVDSKGNKIKCENSKCEGEFDWSWTQHTAWLTPRYDNKGSIKHLSVFDNGDARGMEQPAFKEDKYSRAVEYKIDEKKGTVEQTWQFGKERGFDFYSAVTSNVEWQKDKSTYFISSSNVNLLRPDKTIKMVLVEIDPKTNEIKFEMDVDSASRDDVAYRAMVIDPEVFSY, translated from the coding sequence ATGAGCAAGAATTTCTTAGGTTCTGTTGCCCTTGCGGCTGTTTTGGTTAGTGGTCTTAGTATAGGCATCACGCCACTAGAGGCTGGAGTCCTGGCTCATCACGTAAAGGTTCAAGGCGAGCTTGGATTAGTCTTTATAAACCCCTACGACGTATCGCCGCTAACTGCTATCATCGATAGAGCTGGCAAAGACATCAAAGATATCCATGTCAAAGTAAAAGGCAAGCCAGATGGCGGTATCGACATCGACTACAACGTCTCAGAGCATGCCCTGCTTACGCATGATGGCGTGCCTATTTGGGGCCTTTATCCTGACTATCTAAACGAGGTCGTGCTTAGCTACACATTTAATGGAGCTAAAAAGGTAGAAACATATAAAATTTACGCCCAGCCTATCGTCACATATAGCCGTGATTTTAGATTTTCTCACATGCAAAAGACTCGCGTCAAAAAGGTCGATCCTGTCTTTAAAAACAGGCTCTATCTAATAAACAACACAATCACAAGCGTCTATAAACCGCTTGATTGGAAAAATGGCGGAGCTGCTAGCTGGAACGACTTTACCGAAAACTACATCGTAGATACCAAAGGTGAGGTTAGATGGTATCTTGACTATCAGAAATTTTACGACCGCAGCGAGAGAAGAGTGATGGATGGTGGTATGATGATGGGCTTTCATCAGCTAAAAAATGGCGATATCAGCTTTGGCATGGCTCAAAGATATCTAAGATATGACCTTATGGGAAAAGAAATTTATAATCGCCCGCTTCCAAGAGGCTACATCGATCTAAGCCATGAAGTTATGCCATTAAAGGACGATCACGCACTTCTTAGAGTTGGCAAATACAACTACCATCATAAAGACGGCAAAATTTCTCACACCATAAGAGATCACATCATCGAGGTCGATAGCACCGGTAAAGTGGTCGAAGAGTGGGATCTAAATGAAATTTTTGGTAACAACGTCTACCGCAGTAACCTCATAAAAGCGCTTGATGCTAGAGCTGTTTGCCTAAACATCGACATGGACGCAAAGGAGATAAAGATAAGCGACGATCAGCCATTTGGCGACATCACCTCTACTGGCACAGGCAGAAACTGGGCTCACGTAAATTCTATCTCATACGATGAGAGCGACGATAGCATTATCCTCTCGCTTCGCCACCAAGGCATCGTAAAGATAGGACGTGACAAGAAAGTAAAATGGATATTAGCTTCGCCTGAGGGCTGGAGTGAAGAATTTAAAGCCAAAGTGCTAACTCCAGTCGATAGCAAAGGCAATAAGATAAAATGCGAAAACTCAAAATGCGAGGGCGAATTTGACTGGTCATGGACTCAGCACACTGCATGGCTAACGCCAAGATACGACAACAAAGGTAGTATAAAACACCTAAGCGTATTTGACAATGGCGACGCAAGGGGCATGGAGCAGCCAGCCTTTAAAGAGGATAAATACTCCCGTGCTGTTGAGTACAAGATAGATGAGAAAAAGGGTACGGTTGAACAAACTTGGCAGTTTGGCAAAGAGCGTGGCTTTGACTTTTATAGCGCAGTCACTAGCAACGTTGAGTGGCAAAAGGATAAAAGCACCTACTTTATCTCAAGCTCAAATGTAAATTTACTCCGTCCTGACAAGACTATCAAAATGGTCTTAGTTGAGATCGATCCAAAGACAAATGAGATCAAATTTGAGATGGATGTGGACTCTGCTTCAAGAGATGATGTCGCTTATAGGGCGATGGTTATTGATCCGGAGGTATTTAGTTATTAG
- a CDS encoding cytochrome ubiquinol oxidase subunit I, producing the protein MSEMDFVDWSRAQFALTAIYHFLFVPLTLGLSFIIAIMETIYVKTGDKVWLEITKFWLKLFGINFAIGVATGIIMEFEFGTNWANYSWFVGDIFGAPLAIEGLLAFFMESTFFAIMFFGWEKVSKKFHLFSTWLVAIGSNLSALWILIANGWMQYPIGMKFNPDTARMEMENFFEVALNPLGISKFLHTVTSGYTISAIFVIGISAWFLIKKRHILLAKKSIVVASAFGLITSAFLLLSGDESAYFVAQKQPMKLAAMEGLYNGEKNAGLVAAGILNLAKKLGDESDAFLLEIKVPYALGIMANRELDSFTPGINDLLYGNSERGIMSVEEKMAKGKVAIEALKNYKEAKKANDESLMKTSLSNLESNLNFLGYGYLKDAKEAVPPVALTFYSFHIMVALGTYFIALFAITLYLNLSRKYKFENIRAFLWICLFTIPLGYIAAEAGWIVAEVGRQPWVIQDLMTVGVGATNLADSNIKISFILFAVLFTVLLIAEIKIMLKQIKIGFNDHA; encoded by the coding sequence ATGTCTGAGATGGATTTTGTTGACTGGTCTAGGGCTCAGTTTGCGCTGACTGCCATTTACCACTTTTTGTTTGTCCCACTTACTTTGGGGCTAAGTTTTATCATCGCCATTATGGAGACGATATATGTTAAAACCGGCGATAAAGTCTGGCTTGAGATAACGAAATTTTGGCTAAAGCTCTTTGGTATAAATTTCGCTATCGGCGTTGCTACTGGCATCATCATGGAGTTTGAGTTTGGTACAAACTGGGCGAATTACAGCTGGTTTGTCGGCGATATCTTCGGTGCTCCTCTTGCGATTGAGGGCTTGCTCGCATTTTTTATGGAGAGTACATTTTTTGCCATTATGTTTTTTGGCTGGGAAAAGGTTAGTAAGAAATTTCACCTATTTTCAACTTGGCTTGTTGCGATCGGTTCAAATTTAAGCGCGCTTTGGATCTTAATCGCAAATGGCTGGATGCAGTATCCAATAGGCATGAAATTTAACCCAGATACTGCTAGAATGGAGATGGAGAATTTCTTCGAAGTCGCGCTAAATCCTCTTGGCATTAGCAAATTTTTACACACAGTAACTAGCGGCTACACCATCTCAGCTATCTTTGTGATAGGAATTTCTGCTTGGTTTTTAATCAAAAAACGCCACATCTTGCTAGCTAAAAAAAGCATCGTCGTTGCTAGCGCATTTGGACTTATCACTTCGGCATTTTTGTTACTTAGTGGCGATGAGAGTGCATATTTTGTAGCTCAAAAGCAGCCTATGAAGCTTGCTGCGATGGAGGGACTTTATAATGGCGAGAAAAACGCTGGTCTAGTTGCCGCTGGTATTTTAAACCTAGCTAAAAAGCTTGGCGACGAGAGCGATGCCTTTTTGCTTGAGATAAAGGTACCTTACGCACTTGGCATCATGGCAAACAGAGAGCTTGACTCATTTACGCCAGGTATAAACGACCTACTTTATGGCAACAGCGAGCGCGGCATAATGAGCGTTGAAGAGAAGATGGCAAAGGGCAAAGTTGCTATCGAGGCTCTTAAAAACTACAAAGAAGCCAAAAAAGCAAATGACGAGAGCCTAATGAAAACTTCGCTTTCAAATTTAGAAAGCAACCTAAATTTCTTAGGATATGGCTATCTTAAAGACGCAAAAGAGGCTGTGCCACCAGTTGCGCTTACATTTTATAGCTTCCACATCATGGTCGCACTTGGCACTTACTTCATAGCTCTTTTTGCTATCACTCTTTATCTAAATCTCTCAAGAAAATATAAATTTGAAAACATAAGAGCGTTTTTGTGGATCTGCCTCTTTACTATACCGCTTGGCTACATCGCAGCTGAAGCTGGCTGGATAGTAGCAGAGGTCGGTCGTCAGCCATGGGTGATACAAGATCTCATGACCGTTGGCGTTGGAGCTACTAATTTAGCAGACTCAAATATCAAAATTTCATTTATATTATTTGCTGTTTTATTTACGGTCTTGCTAATTGCTGAGATCAAAATCATGCTTAAGCAAATAAAGATAGGATTTAACGACCATGCATAG
- a CDS encoding DUF4492 domain-containing protein, with amino-acid sequence MIKNYLNIIASLYIEGFKNMKIGKKLWLLIIIKLIIMFGILKVFIFDETLNTKFQTDEEKSEFVIRNLIKE; translated from the coding sequence ATGATAAAAAACTACTTAAACATCATTGCCTCTTTATATATAGAGGGCTTTAAAAACATGAAAATAGGCAAGAAATTATGGCTTCTCATAATAATAAAGCTTATCATTATGTTTGGAATTTTAAAGGTCTTTATCTTTGACGAGACTCTTAATACCAAATTTCAAACCGACGAAGAAAAAAGCGAATTTGTAATTCGTAATTTAATAAAGGAATAA
- the recJ gene encoding single-stranded-DNA-specific exonuclease RecJ: MLNKEDIRNLLAHRFCNDIHKKISEIPTPSALKDIYKGANRIKEAIEKNERIAIVGDYDVDGVVSSVILAEFFDDLGVKDYLVKIPNRFKDGYGLNPEIIDELSADVSLIITVDNGISANDAAIICKEKGIDLIITDHHMPPAVLPEAYAIINPKQEDCNFPNIEICGAEVAWYLVGALKDVCKLNYDMSKFLELLAIAIIADMMELRDMNRMLVRLGICKLNASKRSAFHAIKEFYGKEKFECDDISFLIAPLINSAGRMDDAMNSFNFLRAKSIEEAYNYLDTIIEFNNSRKEEERQLFECSLKDVKEDDEVIITWGEQWHEGVIGIVASRLAKHFAKPAIVFSIDKGRAKGSARSIGKLDILSLIASHENLLTSYGGHKGAAGLTLAPENLVKFKEAINKSCSCLNMQDCKSSDELLGDIMPSEIDFELLEILEFYEPYGQKNPRPVFKIKNALVKNERLIGRDQNHLKLILQKDNKTLEALFFNFTKHARVGEMIDIIFCISKNSFRGLVTPQLLIKEIL; this comes from the coding sequence ATGCTAAATAAAGAGGATATAAGGAATTTACTAGCGCATAGATTTTGTAACGACATACATAAAAAAATTAGTGAAATTCCGACACCAAGTGCCTTAAAAGATATCTACAAAGGCGCTAATCGCATAAAAGAAGCGATCGAGAAAAACGAGCGTATAGCCATTGTGGGCGATTATGATGTTGATGGTGTGGTTTCAAGTGTGATTTTGGCCGAGTTTTTTGATGATCTTGGCGTAAAAGACTACCTAGTAAAAATTCCAAATAGATTTAAAGATGGATATGGGCTAAATCCTGAGATAATAGACGAACTCTCAGCCGATGTAAGCCTGATTATCACCGTTGATAACGGCATCTCGGCAAATGATGCAGCTATTATTTGTAAAGAAAAAGGCATCGATCTTATTATCACTGATCATCACATGCCTCCAGCTGTTCTCCCAGAAGCTTATGCGATCATTAACCCAAAACAAGAAGACTGCAACTTTCCAAATATCGAAATTTGCGGTGCTGAAGTGGCATGGTATTTGGTTGGCGCGCTAAAGGATGTTTGCAAGCTAAACTACGATATGAGCAAGTTTTTAGAGCTTTTAGCTATCGCGATAATCGCTGATATGATGGAGCTAAGAGATATGAATAGAATGCTTGTTCGCCTTGGCATTTGTAAGCTAAATGCGTCTAAGCGTTCTGCATTTCACGCTATAAAAGAGTTTTATGGTAAGGAAAAATTTGAGTGCGATGATATTAGCTTTCTTATAGCTCCGCTTATAAATTCAGCCGGACGCATGGACGATGCGATGAATTCATTTAACTTCTTGCGTGCAAAGAGCATCGAAGAGGCTTACAACTACCTTGATACGATCATTGAATTTAACAACTCCAGAAAAGAGGAGGAACGCCAACTCTTTGAGTGCTCGCTAAAGGACGTAAAAGAAGATGATGAAGTCATCATCACTTGGGGTGAGCAGTGGCACGAGGGCGTGATAGGCATCGTAGCTAGCCGCCTAGCAAAACACTTTGCAAAGCCAGCTATCGTCTTTAGCATCGATAAAGGCCGTGCAAAAGGTAGTGCTAGAAGTATTGGTAAGCTTGATATCTTATCTCTTATAGCAAGCCACGAAAATTTGCTAACAAGCTACGGCGGTCACAAAGGAGCGGCTGGACTTACGCTTGCACCTGAAAATTTGGTGAAATTTAAAGAAGCAATAAATAAAAGTTGCTCATGCCTAAATATGCAAGATTGCAAAAGCTCAGACGAGCTACTTGGCGATATAATGCCAAGCGAGATAGACTTTGAACTGCTTGAAATTTTAGAATTTTATGAGCCGTATGGACAGAAGAATCCACGCCCAGTCTTTAAGATAAAAAATGCTCTTGTTAAAAACGAAAGACTTATAGGTAGAGATCAAAATCACTTAAAGCTCATCTTGCAAAAGGATAATAAAACGCTTGAGGCTCTATTTTTTAACTTTACAAAACACGCTAGAGTTGGCGAGATGATAGATATTATCTTTTGTATATCAAAAAATTCATTCCGCGGACTTGTTACTCCACAACTACTCATAAAAGAGATTTTATAA
- a CDS encoding CTP synthase, producing the protein MAKETKYIFITGGVLSSLGKGIAAASIATLLKNSGLKVSVLKADPYINVDPGTMSPLEHGEVFVTDDGAETDLDLGHYERFLDESLSQDNNFTTGRVYSSVIEKERRGDYLGKTIQVIPHIVGEIVDRIKKAGEGKDVLIVEIGGTVGDIEGLPFLEAIRALRVEVGKKRALNIHLTLVPFIKVAGELKTKPTQHSVGELRRIGITPDIIVCRSEMPLNRELKDKIAASCGVEKNCVIESLDSASIYQIPLSFLKQDILTPIAENLGFNELKPDMAKWDSLVKRIIAPTNETTIAFVGKYIDLKESYKSLTEGIIHAGANLDARVNLRWIDSEKIEENNVNELLKDVDGILVAGGFGERGVLGKMQAIKFARENKIPYLGICLGMQLALIEFARDVLGLEDANSMEFDKECKNPIIYLIDSFIDAHGKKQIRTHTSPLGGTMRLGAYNCDIKPKTLLAEIYGNAKSVKERHRHRYEANPKYKETFEKAGLIVSGESDGLIEAIELKGHPWFVGVQCHPEFTSRLTKPNPVILGFIKASLENVKS; encoded by the coding sequence ATGGCAAAAGAGACGAAGTACATTTTTATCACAGGTGGAGTTTTAAGCTCACTTGGAAAAGGCATCGCAGCTGCGTCTATCGCGACTCTTTTAAAAAATTCCGGACTAAAAGTAAGTGTTTTAAAAGCTGATCCATATATCAACGTAGATCCTGGCACGATGAGCCCGCTTGAGCACGGAGAAGTCTTTGTCACAGACGATGGCGCTGAAACAGATCTAGACCTTGGTCACTACGAGAGATTTTTAGATGAGAGCCTAAGTCAGGACAATAACTTCACAACAGGCAGAGTTTATAGCTCTGTTATAGAAAAAGAGCGAAGAGGCGATTACCTTGGAAAAACTATACAAGTTATCCCTCACATCGTTGGCGAGATAGTTGATCGCATCAAAAAAGCAGGCGAGGGCAAAGATGTGCTCATTGTTGAGATCGGTGGAACAGTTGGCGACATCGAGGGCTTGCCATTTTTAGAGGCGATAAGAGCTTTAAGAGTAGAAGTTGGTAAAAAAAGAGCGCTAAATATCCACCTAACGCTTGTACCATTTATCAAAGTAGCTGGCGAGCTAAAGACAAAGCCAACCCAGCATAGTGTAGGCGAGCTAAGACGTATAGGCATAACACCAGATATCATCGTCTGCAGATCTGAAATGCCACTAAACCGCGAGCTAAAAGATAAGATAGCAGCAAGCTGTGGTGTTGAGAAAAATTGTGTCATAGAGAGCTTAGACAGCGCAAGTATCTATCAAATTCCACTTTCATTTTTAAAGCAAGATATATTAACGCCGATTGCTGAAAATTTAGGCTTTAATGAGCTAAAACCAGATATGGCAAAGTGGGATAGCCTAGTAAAAAGGATAATCGCTCCAACAAATGAAACTACAATAGCATTTGTGGGTAAATATATCGATCTAAAAGAGAGCTACAAGAGCCTAACTGAGGGCATCATCCACGCTGGAGCAAATTTGGACGCTAGGGTAAATTTACGCTGGATAGATAGCGAAAAGATAGAAGAGAACAATGTAAATGAGCTTTTAAAAGATGTTGATGGCATCTTGGTCGCTGGAGGCTTTGGCGAAAGAGGCGTTTTAGGCAAGATGCAGGCTATAAAATTTGCTCGTGAAAATAAGATCCCTTATCTTGGAATTTGCCTTGGTATGCAGCTAGCACTCATTGAGTTTGCAAGGGATGTTTTGGGCTTAGAGGATGCAAATTCTATGGAATTTGACAAAGAGTGTAAAAACCCTATCATCTATCTAATAGATAGCTTTATCGACGCCCACGGCAAAAAACAGATAAGAACGCACACAAGCCCACTTGGCGGCACTATGAGGCTAGGTGCTTATAACTGCGACATCAAGCCAAAGACGCTTTTGGCTGAAATTTATGGCAACGCAAAGAGCGTAAAAGAGCGTCACCGCCACCGCTACGAGGCAAATCCAAAATATAAAGAGACCTTTGAAAAGGCTGGTCTAATAGTAAGTGGCGAGAGCGATGGACTGATAGAGGCTATCGAGCTAAAAGGCCATCCGTGGTTTGTGGGCGTGCAGTGTCATCCTGAATTTACTAGCCGTCTAACTAAGCCAAATCCTGTGATATTAGGCTTTATAAAGGCAAGTTTAGAAAACGTCAAATCTTAA
- a CDS encoding NAD(P)H-dependent oxidoreductase, translating to MKTLIILAHPDIKNSVINKRLLQEALKEPQRFSVHDLTQVYGGKSIDAAREQELIRAHDALILQFPLHNFSCPPILKSWIDAVMTHGFAYGRGSDGIAGRKVALAVTAGIKKSDYHPQGRYHFSLREVLTLFELAFKYYFHADYRDFFAFYGAEETPGVDYVSSDSEIERGAREYAEFLRNLE from the coding sequence ATGAAAACTCTAATCATCTTAGCCCACCCAGACATCAAAAACTCGGTCATAAACAAACGCCTGCTGCAAGAGGCTCTCAAAGAGCCGCAGCGCTTTAGCGTTCATGATTTGACGCAGGTTTACGGAGGCAAAAGTATTGACGCCGCGCGCGAGCAAGAGCTCATCAGGGCCCACGACGCCCTCATTTTGCAGTTTCCGCTTCACAACTTCTCCTGCCCTCCGATTTTAAAATCGTGGATCGACGCGGTGATGACGCACGGCTTTGCTTACGGACGCGGCTCGGACGGCATAGCGGGGCGCAAAGTGGCTCTAGCCGTGACCGCAGGCATCAAAAAGAGCGACTACCACCCGCAAGGACGCTATCATTTTAGCTTGCGCGAGGTTCTTACGCTGTTCGAGCTTGCGTTTAAATACTATTTTCACGCCGATTACCGCGACTTTTTCGCATTTTACGGCGCCGAGGAGACTCCGGGTGTGGACTACGTATCAAGCGACAGCGAAATAGAACGCGGCGCTAGAGAATACGCGGAGTTTTTGAGAAATTTGGAATAA